TCTATGCTGCCACTTCTGAGAATGAATTCTACAAGGCCGCGTACTGAAATAGTGATCGTTGTCATGAATATCTCCGATTGAAGATTGTTTTTCAGAACTTATTGTATCATGCTGAGGGGATTATGCGGAAAATTCTGTTTAATAAAAAGAATGTCGCGAGTGCGCATCCATAGCGGAGCTATATCATAAAAAGACGGATAAGACATCTATTGATATCTTATCCGCCATTATATAAAAGGATTCAAAATGAAAAAGCTAAATTATCAACCAGCGATAGCAAGTCCGTTAAGATACTGCTCGAACTGCTTGTTATGTCCCTGGTACTCAACAGTAAGAGTCTTGGTAAGATCAAGACCAAATACACCTAAAATAGACTTAGCATCAACTACATATCTGTTGTAATATATATCAACATCAAAATCACACTTTGTAGCCTCTTTTACAAAGTCCTGAACCTGTGTTGGCTGAAGCATAATGTGCTTCTTAATAACATTTTCTAACATAAAAACCTCCTTGGTAAAACCAAATCACGGAAACCTCTACCTAATATCTGTGAATAAAAAACGTAAAACTGTCACAAACCTTCCTAGTAATATACAGACCGTAAACGTTTTTGTAAATAGTTTTTTGTGACGAAACTGTGACGAAAATACGAATTTTATGTAACTGCTTACATAAGGTGCATGGATAGCGGCTTTTAAAAAACTACAATATATCAACATGTCACTACTTTTTTTATCGTATAAATAACTTGCAATATAGATTTCATGGTTTTAATATGTAATAAGTAAATTTTTGAGAATTGGAGTACTAATATGGAGAACCTTAAAATCCCCAAGAAATACGAGTCCGCTCTTGATCTTCATGATACTCAGGTTGGAATCAAGACTGTCAAAGACTTTTTTCAGGGAATGCTTTCAACAAGACTTAATCTGCAGCGCGTAACTGCGCCATTATTTGTAACACCCGAGTCAGGCCTTAACGATAACCTTAATGGTGTTGAGCGTCCTGTAGCTTTTGATATTCTGAACGAAGGCCAGAGACCTGCTGAAGTAGTTCACTCTCTCGCCAAGTGGAAGAGATTCGCTCTCAAGAAATATGGTTTTAATGTTGGCGAAGGTCTCTATACTGATATGAACGCTATCAGAAGAGACGAGGTTCCGGACAATATTCATTCAATTTTTGTAGATCAGTGGGACTGGGAGAAGGTTATCCGCAAGGAAGATCGTAACAT
The sequence above is a segment of the Butyrivibrio proteoclasticus B316 genome. Coding sequences within it:
- a CDS encoding HPr family phosphocarrier protein, which produces MLENVIKKHIMLQPTQVQDFVKEATKCDFDVDIYYNRYVVDAKSILGVFGLDLTKTLTVEYQGHNKQFEQYLNGLAIAG